A single genomic interval of Vulpes lagopus strain Blue_001 chromosome 19, ASM1834538v1, whole genome shotgun sequence harbors:
- the NKTR gene encoding NK-tumor recognition protein isoform X2, producing MGAQDRPQCHFDIEINREPVGRIMFQLFSDICPKTCKNFLCLCSGEKGLGKTTGKKLCYKGSTFHRVVKNFMIQGGDFSEGNGKGGESIYGGYFKDENFILKHDRAFLLSMANRGKHTNGSQFFITTKPAPHLDGVHVVFGLVISGFEVIEQIENLKTDAASRPYADVRVIDCGVLATKSTKDVFEKKRKKPTHSEDSESSSNSSSSSESSSESEIEHERSRRRKHKRRPKVKHSKKRRKEASSSEEPRNKHIMSPKGHSERSDTNEKRSVDSNAKREKPVVRPEEIPPVPENRFLLRRDMPLVTVEPEPKIPDVTPIVSDQKPSVSKSGRKIKGRGTIRYHTPPRSRSCSESDDDDSSETPPHWKEEMQRLRAYRPPSGEKWSKGDKLSDPCSSRWDERSLSQRSRSWSYNGYYSDLSTARHSDGHHKKRRKEKKVKHKKKTKKQKHCRRHKQTKKRRIIVPSDIESSKSSTRRMKSSCDRERRSRSSSLSSHRSSKRDWSKSDKDDQSSSTHSSRDSYRSKSHSQSYSRGSSRSRTPSKSSSHSRSRSKSRSTSKSGHQRTTSKSPRRTTSQLSESKAVKTEPLRATAPQNENVVVQPVVAENIPVIPLSDSPPPSRWKPGQKPWKPSYERIQEMKAKTTHLLPLQSTYSLANIKETGSSSSYHKREKNSESDRSAYSKYSDRSSESSPRSRSRSSRSRSYSRSYTRSRSLASSHSRSRSASSRSHSRNKYSDRSQCSRSSSYSSVSSDDGRQAKRKFRSNGKKNNTSSKKHSGSSEKRLHHKYVKNRDKSSSQRKYSESRSSLDYSSDSDQSSVQVTQSAQEKEKQVQMEMNNKQEKNRDEEKSKPEQECPRSKKRVLRENLSDHLRNGSKPKRKNYAGSKWDSGSNSERDITKNSKNISRPSSDKEEGEATSDSESEFGEIHSKAKPATKSSASASLPDGNGAWKSGKQQSSTSDSEGSYSNSENTRRKARKRKHGSKETLKREQTKKAKEKLKGKKDKKHKAPKRKQAFHWQPPLEFGEEEEEEISEKQVTQEAKEKKQVSENSETMKENIPHTEKSCEEGNFSGKCNPVTTSSDMDQPAKEDTKLSASPTALTTEENVTASPSNIQPIAESVPSGVEDVLQTDDNMEICTPDRSSPAKEASPLGNSRLATADVNIVLKQDMHTEHPETEESKQESSMSESQAMGDVGKQDSSPASLASTIESTVKREVAEKSQISLMDNKWKPLQGVGNLAPPTAPTSSTVEVKALTTAPDMKPQGLRIEIKSKNKVRPGSLFDEVRKTARLNRRPRNQESSSDEQTPSRDGDSQSRSPSRSRSKSETKSRHRTRSVSYSHSRSRSRSSTSSYRSRSYSRSRSRGWYSRGRTRSRSSSYRSYKSHRTSSRSRSRSSSYDPHSRSSRSYTYDSYYSRSRSRSRSQRSDSYHRGRSYNRRSRSCRSYGSDSESDRSYSHHRSPSESSTYS from the exons tTGGTCGCATTATGTTTCAGCTCTTCTCAGACATATGTCCAAAAACATGCAAAAACTTCCTTTGCCTATGCTCAG gagagaAAGGCCTTGGGAAAACAACTGGAAAGAAGTTATGTTACAAAGGTTCTACATTCCATCGTGTGGTTAAAAACTTTATGATTCAGGGTGGGGACTTCAGCGAAG GTAATGGAAAAGGCGGAGAATCAATTTATGGTGGATATTTTAAAG ATGAAAACTTTATTCTCAAACATGACAGAGCGTTCCTTTTGTCAATGGCAAATCGAGGGAAACATACCAATGGTTCCCAGTTTTTCAT TACCACAAAACCTGCTCCACACCTGGATGG GGTGCATGTCGTCTTTGGATTAGTTATTTCTGGTTTTGAAGTAATCGAACAGAttgaaaatctgaaaacagaCGCTGCAAGTAGACCTTATGCAGATGTGCGAGTTATTGATTGTGGGGTGCTTGccacaaaatcaacaaaagatg tttttgagaagaaaaggaagaaaccaacTCATTCAGAAGACTCGGAATCCTCTTCcaattcctcttcctcttcagaaTCTTCTTCAGAAAGTGAAATTGAacatgagagaagcagaagaaggaaacatAAGAGGAGGCCAAAAGTTAAACATTCTAAAAAGAGACGAAAGGAAGCAAGCAGTTCAGAGGAGCCAAGGAATAAACATATAATGAGCCCAAAAGG TCACTCTGAGAGGAGTGATACCAATGAAAAAAGGTCAGTTGATTCAAATGCTAAAAGGGAAAAGCCTGTAGTCCGCCCAGAGGAGATTCCTCCAGTTCCTGAGAACCGATTTTTACTGAGAAGAGATATGCCTCTTGTCACGGTGGAGCCTGAACC GAAGATTCCTGATGTTACACCCATTGTAAGTGATCAGAAACCTTCTGTATCAAAATCTGGACGGAAGATTAAAGGAAGGGGCACAATT CGCTATCACACACCTCCAAGATCAAGATCATGTTCTGAatcagatgatgatgatagcagtGAAACTCCTCCTCACTGGAAAGAGGAAATGCAAAGATTAAGAGCATACAGACCACCTAGTGGAGAAAAATGGAGTAAAGGAGATAA ATTAAGTGATCCCTGTTCAAGCCGATGGGATGAGAGAAGTTTGTCCCAGAGATCCAGGTCGTGGTCTTATAATGGATATTATTCAGACCTTAGTACAGCAAGGCACTCTGATGGTCACCATAAAAAAcgcaggaaagagaaaaaagttaaacataaaaagaaaactaaaaagcagAAACATTGCAGAAGACACAAGCAGACTAAGAAGAGAAGGATTATTGTACCATCAGACATAGAATCCTCAAAATCCTCCACCCGACGAATGAAATCCTCTTGTGACAGAGAAAGGAGATCTCGTTCTTCCTCGTTATCATCTCATCGCTCCTCAAAGAGGGACTGGTCTAAATCTGATAAGGATGACCAGAGCTCTTCAACCCATTCCAGCAGAGACTCCTACAGATCTAAATCTCACTCGCAGTCTTATTCTAGAGGAAGCTCAAGATCAAGGACTCCCTCAAAATCCTCATCACATTCTCGAAGTAGATCAAAGTCCAGATCTACTTCCAAGTCAGGGCACCAAAGGACAACATCAAAATCACCAAGAAGAACAACCTCTCAGTTAAGTGAAAGTAAAGCAGTTAAAACAGAACCCTTAAGAGCAACAGCACCACAAAATGAAAACGTCGTAGTACAACCAGTGGTGGCAGAAAATATTCCTGTAATACCATTGAGTGACAGTCCCCCTCCTTCAAGGTGGAAGCCTGGACAGAAGCCCTGGAAGCCCTCTTACGAGCGAATTCAGGAAATGAAAGCTAAAACAACCCATTTGCTGCCCCTCCAAAGCACTTACAGTTTAGCAAATATTAAAGAGACTGGAAGTTCATCATCCTAccataagagagaaaaaaattcagaaagtgaTCGGAGTGCTTATTCAAAGTATAGTGATAGAAGTTCGGAAAGTTCACCAAGGTCAAGGAGCAGATCTTCTAGGAGTAGATCTTATTCCAGATCATACACAAGGTCACGAAGTCTTGCTAGTTCACATTCAAGATCTAGGTCTGCCTCCTCTAGATCTCATTCACGAAATAAATACAGTGATCGTTCACAGTGTAGTAGATCCTCGTCATACTCTTCTGTTAGCAGTGATGATGGAAGACAAGCCAAGAGAAAATTTAGATCCAacgggaaaaaaaataacacttcaaGTAAGAAGCACAGCGGCAGCTCTGAAAAGAGACTTCAccataaatatgtgaaaaacagAGACAAGTCTTCAAGTCAGAGAAAGTATAGTGAAAGCAGGTCATCTTTAGATTATTCTTCAGACAGTGACCAGTCAAGTGTTCAGGTTACACAGTCAGCccaggaaaaagagaagcaagtcCAAATGGAAATGAACAATAAGCAAGAGAAGaacagagatgaagagaaatctAAGCCTGAACAGGAATGCCCTCGTTCTAAGAAAAGAGTCTTGAGAGAGAATCTTTCTGATCACCTTAGAAATGGCAGTAAgcccaaaagaaaaaattatgctgGGAGTAAGTGGGACTCTGGGTCAAATTCTGAACGAGATAtaacaaaaaacagtaaaaatatttcCCGGCCATCTTCTGATAAGGAGGAAGGTGAGGCTACATCAGATTCTGAGTCAGAGTTTGGTGAAATTCACAGCAAAGCCAAACCTGCAACAAAGTCTTCAGCAAGTGCTTCGCTGCCTGATGGTAATGGTGCTTGGAAATCAGGTAAGCAGCAGTCTTCGACCTCTGATTCTGAGGGTTCCTATTCCAATTCAGAAAACACTAGAAGAAAGGCACGGAAGCGCAAACATGGGTCAAAGGAAACTCTTAAAAGAGAGCAGACcaaaaaagcaaaggagaaactgaaagggaaaaaagacaaaaagcacaaGGCTCCAAAACGAAAACAGGCATTTCACTGGCAGCCTCCACTAGAAtttggtgaggaggaggaggaggagattagTGAAAAACAAGTTACTCaggaggcaaaagagaaaaaacaagtttctgaaaatagtgaaaccatgaaagaaaatattccacACACTGAGAAGTCCTGTGAAGAGGGCAACTTTTCAGGTAAATGCAATCCAGTCACGACTTCTTCGGATATGGATCAGCCTGCTAAAGAGGATACTAAACTCAGTGCTTCTCCCACAGCCTTAACTACTGAGGAGAATgtcactgcttctccctccaacaTTCAGCCTATTGCAGAAAGTGTCCCAAGCGGAGTGGAGGATGTGCTGCAGACAGATGACAACATGGAGATCTGTACTCCTGATAGGAGTTCCCCAGCAAAGGAGGCATCCCCTCTAGGGAATTCAAGGCTTGCCACTGCAGACGTAAACATTGTTCTAAAACAGGATATGCACACAGAGCATCCTGAGACAGAGGAGTCAAAACAGGAGAGCAGTATGTCCGAAAGTCAAGCAATGGGGGATGTGGGGAAACAGGACAGCAGCCCTGCTAGCTTGGCCAGCACTATAGAAAGCACTGTGAAGAGAGAGGTGGCAGAGAAGAGCCAGATCAGTCTCATGGATAACAAATGGAAGCCCCTGCAGGGTGTGGGGAACCTGGCGCCACCAACTGCTCCCACATCCAGCACTGTGGAGGTAAAGGCATTGACTACTGCACCTGACATGAAGCCACAAGGCCTGAGGatagaaattaaaagcaaaaataaagttcGGCCTGGGTCTCTCTTTGATGAAGTAAGAAAGACAGCACGCTTAAACCGGAGGCCAAGGAATCAGGAGAGTTCAAGTGATGAGCAGACACCTAGTCGGGATGGGGATAGCCAGTCCAGGAGTCCAAGCAGATCTCGAAGTAAATCTGAAACCAAATCAAGACACAGAACAAGGTCTGTCTCCTACAGTCACTCAAGGAGTCGATCACGAAGCTCTACATCATCTTACCG ATCAAGAAGCTATTCTAGAAGTCGGAGCAGAGGATGGTACAGCAGAGGCCGCACAAGAAGCCGGAGCAGTTCCTACCGCAGTTACAAAAGTCATAG GACATCCAGCAGGAGCAGATCCAGGAGCAGCTCGTATGATCCCCACAGTCGGTCCAG CAGGTCCTACACTTACGATAGCTACTATAGCAGGAGTCGGAGTCGAAGTAGGAGCCAGAGGAGTGACAGTTACCACCGAGGCAGAAGTTATAACAGGCGATCCAG GAGTTGTAGATCTTATGGCTCCGACAGTGAAAGTGACCGAAGTTACTCTCATCACCGGAGCCCCAGTGAAAGTAGCACATATAGTTGA
- the NKTR gene encoding NK-tumor recognition protein isoform X4 — MGAQDRPQCHFDIEINREPVGRIMFQLFSDICPKTCKNFLCLCSGEKGLGKTTGKKLCYKGSTFHRVVKNFMIQGGDFSEGNGKGGESIYGGYFKDENFILKHDRAFLLSMANRGKHTNGSQFFITTKPAPHLDGVHVVFGLVISGFEVIEQIENLKTDAASRPYADVRVIDCGVLATKSTKDVFEKKRKKPTHSEDSESSSNSSSSSESSSESEIEHERSRRRKHKRRPKVKHSKKRRKEASSSEEPRNKHIMSPKGHSERSDTNEKRSVDSNAKREKPVVRPEEIPPVPENRFLLRRDMPLVTVEPEPKIPDVTPIVSDQKPSVSKSGRKIKGRGTIIK, encoded by the exons tTGGTCGCATTATGTTTCAGCTCTTCTCAGACATATGTCCAAAAACATGCAAAAACTTCCTTTGCCTATGCTCAG gagagaAAGGCCTTGGGAAAACAACTGGAAAGAAGTTATGTTACAAAGGTTCTACATTCCATCGTGTGGTTAAAAACTTTATGATTCAGGGTGGGGACTTCAGCGAAG GTAATGGAAAAGGCGGAGAATCAATTTATGGTGGATATTTTAAAG ATGAAAACTTTATTCTCAAACATGACAGAGCGTTCCTTTTGTCAATGGCAAATCGAGGGAAACATACCAATGGTTCCCAGTTTTTCAT TACCACAAAACCTGCTCCACACCTGGATGG GGTGCATGTCGTCTTTGGATTAGTTATTTCTGGTTTTGAAGTAATCGAACAGAttgaaaatctgaaaacagaCGCTGCAAGTAGACCTTATGCAGATGTGCGAGTTATTGATTGTGGGGTGCTTGccacaaaatcaacaaaagatg tttttgagaagaaaaggaagaaaccaacTCATTCAGAAGACTCGGAATCCTCTTCcaattcctcttcctcttcagaaTCTTCTTCAGAAAGTGAAATTGAacatgagagaagcagaagaaggaaacatAAGAGGAGGCCAAAAGTTAAACATTCTAAAAAGAGACGAAAGGAAGCAAGCAGTTCAGAGGAGCCAAGGAATAAACATATAATGAGCCCAAAAGG TCACTCTGAGAGGAGTGATACCAATGAAAAAAGGTCAGTTGATTCAAATGCTAAAAGGGAAAAGCCTGTAGTCCGCCCAGAGGAGATTCCTCCAGTTCCTGAGAACCGATTTTTACTGAGAAGAGATATGCCTCTTGTCACGGTGGAGCCTGAACC GAAGATTCCTGATGTTACACCCATTGTAAGTGATCAGAAACCTTCTGTATCAAAATCTGGACGGAAGATTAAAGGAAGGGGCACAATT ATTAAGTGA
- the NKTR gene encoding NK-tumor recognition protein isoform X3 produces MGAQDRPQCHFDIEINREPVGRIMFQLFSDICPKTCKNFLCLCSGEKGLGKTTGKKLCYKGSTFHRVVKNFMIQGGDFSEGNGKGGESIYGGYFKDENFILKHDRAFLLSMANRGKHTNGSQFFITTKPAPHLDGVHVVFGLVISGFEVIEQIENLKTDAASRPYADVRVIDCGVLATKSTKDVFEKKRKKPTHSEDSESSSNSSSSSESSSESEIEHERSRRRKHKRRPKVKHSKKRRKEASSSEEPRNKHIMSPKGHSERSDTNEKRSVDSNAKREKPVVRPEEIPPVPENRFLLRRDMPLVTVEPEPKIPDVTPIVSDQKPSVSKSGRKIKGRGTIRYHTPPRSRSCSESDDDDSSETPPHWKEEMQRLRAYRPPSGEKWSKGDKLSDPCSSRWDERSLSQRSRSWSYNGYYSDLSTARHSDGHHKKRRKEKKVKHKKKTKKQKHCRRHKQTKKRRIIVPSDIESSKSSTRRMKSSCDRERRSRSSSLSSHRSSKRDWSKSDKDDQSSSTHSSRDSYRSKSHSQSYSRGSSRSRTPSKSSSHSRSRSKSRSTSKSGHQRTTSKSPRRTTSQLSESKAVKTEPLRATAPQNENVVVQPVVAENIPVIPLSDSPPPSRWKPGQKPWKPSYERIQEMKAKTTHLLPLQSTYSLANIKETGSSSSYHKREKNSESDRSAYSKYSDRSSESSPRSRSRSSRSRSYSRSYTRSRSLASSHSRSRSASSRSHSRNKYSDRSQCSRSSSYSSVSSDDGRQAKRKFRSNGKKNNTSSKKHSGSSEKRLHHKYVKNRDKSSSQRKYSESRSSLDYSSDSDQSSVQVTQSAQEKEKQVQMEMNNKQEKNRDEEKSKPEQECPRSKKRVLRENLSDHLRNGSKPKRKNYAGSKWDSGSNSERDITKNSKNISRPSSDKEEGEATSDSESEFGEIHSKAKPATKSSASASLPDGNGAWKSGKQQSSTSDSEGSYSNSENTRRKARKRKHGSKETLKREQTKKAKEKLKGKKDKKHKAPKRKQAFHWQPPLEFGEEEEEEISEKQVTQEAKEKKQVSENSETMKENIPHTEKSCEEGNFSGKCNPVTTSSDMDQPAKEDTKLSASPTALTTEENVTASPSNIQPIAESVPSGVEDVLQTDDNMEICTPDRSSPAKEASPLGNSRLATADVNIVLKQDMHTEHPETEESKQESSMSESQAMGDVGKQDSSPASLASTIESTVKREVAEKSQISLMDNKWKPLQGVGNLAPPTAPTSSTVEVKALTTAPDMKPQGLRIEIKSKNKVRPGSLFDEVRKTARLNRRPRNQESSSDEQTPSRDGDSQSRSPSRSRSKSETKSRHRTRSVSYSHSRSRSRSSTSSYRSRSYSRSRSRGWYSRGRTRSRSSSYRSYKSHRTSSRSRSRSSSYDPHSRSRSYTYDSYYSRSRSRSRSQRSDSYHRGRSYNRRSRSCRSYGSDSESDRSYSHHRSPSESSTYS; encoded by the exons tTGGTCGCATTATGTTTCAGCTCTTCTCAGACATATGTCCAAAAACATGCAAAAACTTCCTTTGCCTATGCTCAG gagagaAAGGCCTTGGGAAAACAACTGGAAAGAAGTTATGTTACAAAGGTTCTACATTCCATCGTGTGGTTAAAAACTTTATGATTCAGGGTGGGGACTTCAGCGAAG GTAATGGAAAAGGCGGAGAATCAATTTATGGTGGATATTTTAAAG ATGAAAACTTTATTCTCAAACATGACAGAGCGTTCCTTTTGTCAATGGCAAATCGAGGGAAACATACCAATGGTTCCCAGTTTTTCAT TACCACAAAACCTGCTCCACACCTGGATGG GGTGCATGTCGTCTTTGGATTAGTTATTTCTGGTTTTGAAGTAATCGAACAGAttgaaaatctgaaaacagaCGCTGCAAGTAGACCTTATGCAGATGTGCGAGTTATTGATTGTGGGGTGCTTGccacaaaatcaacaaaagatg tttttgagaagaaaaggaagaaaccaacTCATTCAGAAGACTCGGAATCCTCTTCcaattcctcttcctcttcagaaTCTTCTTCAGAAAGTGAAATTGAacatgagagaagcagaagaaggaaacatAAGAGGAGGCCAAAAGTTAAACATTCTAAAAAGAGACGAAAGGAAGCAAGCAGTTCAGAGGAGCCAAGGAATAAACATATAATGAGCCCAAAAGG TCACTCTGAGAGGAGTGATACCAATGAAAAAAGGTCAGTTGATTCAAATGCTAAAAGGGAAAAGCCTGTAGTCCGCCCAGAGGAGATTCCTCCAGTTCCTGAGAACCGATTTTTACTGAGAAGAGATATGCCTCTTGTCACGGTGGAGCCTGAACC GAAGATTCCTGATGTTACACCCATTGTAAGTGATCAGAAACCTTCTGTATCAAAATCTGGACGGAAGATTAAAGGAAGGGGCACAATT CGCTATCACACACCTCCAAGATCAAGATCATGTTCTGAatcagatgatgatgatagcagtGAAACTCCTCCTCACTGGAAAGAGGAAATGCAAAGATTAAGAGCATACAGACCACCTAGTGGAGAAAAATGGAGTAAAGGAGATAA ATTAAGTGATCCCTGTTCAAGCCGATGGGATGAGAGAAGTTTGTCCCAGAGATCCAGGTCGTGGTCTTATAATGGATATTATTCAGACCTTAGTACAGCAAGGCACTCTGATGGTCACCATAAAAAAcgcaggaaagagaaaaaagttaaacataaaaagaaaactaaaaagcagAAACATTGCAGAAGACACAAGCAGACTAAGAAGAGAAGGATTATTGTACCATCAGACATAGAATCCTCAAAATCCTCCACCCGACGAATGAAATCCTCTTGTGACAGAGAAAGGAGATCTCGTTCTTCCTCGTTATCATCTCATCGCTCCTCAAAGAGGGACTGGTCTAAATCTGATAAGGATGACCAGAGCTCTTCAACCCATTCCAGCAGAGACTCCTACAGATCTAAATCTCACTCGCAGTCTTATTCTAGAGGAAGCTCAAGATCAAGGACTCCCTCAAAATCCTCATCACATTCTCGAAGTAGATCAAAGTCCAGATCTACTTCCAAGTCAGGGCACCAAAGGACAACATCAAAATCACCAAGAAGAACAACCTCTCAGTTAAGTGAAAGTAAAGCAGTTAAAACAGAACCCTTAAGAGCAACAGCACCACAAAATGAAAACGTCGTAGTACAACCAGTGGTGGCAGAAAATATTCCTGTAATACCATTGAGTGACAGTCCCCCTCCTTCAAGGTGGAAGCCTGGACAGAAGCCCTGGAAGCCCTCTTACGAGCGAATTCAGGAAATGAAAGCTAAAACAACCCATTTGCTGCCCCTCCAAAGCACTTACAGTTTAGCAAATATTAAAGAGACTGGAAGTTCATCATCCTAccataagagagaaaaaaattcagaaagtgaTCGGAGTGCTTATTCAAAGTATAGTGATAGAAGTTCGGAAAGTTCACCAAGGTCAAGGAGCAGATCTTCTAGGAGTAGATCTTATTCCAGATCATACACAAGGTCACGAAGTCTTGCTAGTTCACATTCAAGATCTAGGTCTGCCTCCTCTAGATCTCATTCACGAAATAAATACAGTGATCGTTCACAGTGTAGTAGATCCTCGTCATACTCTTCTGTTAGCAGTGATGATGGAAGACAAGCCAAGAGAAAATTTAGATCCAacgggaaaaaaaataacacttcaaGTAAGAAGCACAGCGGCAGCTCTGAAAAGAGACTTCAccataaatatgtgaaaaacagAGACAAGTCTTCAAGTCAGAGAAAGTATAGTGAAAGCAGGTCATCTTTAGATTATTCTTCAGACAGTGACCAGTCAAGTGTTCAGGTTACACAGTCAGCccaggaaaaagagaagcaagtcCAAATGGAAATGAACAATAAGCAAGAGAAGaacagagatgaagagaaatctAAGCCTGAACAGGAATGCCCTCGTTCTAAGAAAAGAGTCTTGAGAGAGAATCTTTCTGATCACCTTAGAAATGGCAGTAAgcccaaaagaaaaaattatgctgGGAGTAAGTGGGACTCTGGGTCAAATTCTGAACGAGATAtaacaaaaaacagtaaaaatatttcCCGGCCATCTTCTGATAAGGAGGAAGGTGAGGCTACATCAGATTCTGAGTCAGAGTTTGGTGAAATTCACAGCAAAGCCAAACCTGCAACAAAGTCTTCAGCAAGTGCTTCGCTGCCTGATGGTAATGGTGCTTGGAAATCAGGTAAGCAGCAGTCTTCGACCTCTGATTCTGAGGGTTCCTATTCCAATTCAGAAAACACTAGAAGAAAGGCACGGAAGCGCAAACATGGGTCAAAGGAAACTCTTAAAAGAGAGCAGACcaaaaaagcaaaggagaaactgaaagggaaaaaagacaaaaagcacaaGGCTCCAAAACGAAAACAGGCATTTCACTGGCAGCCTCCACTAGAAtttggtgaggaggaggaggaggagattagTGAAAAACAAGTTACTCaggaggcaaaagagaaaaaacaagtttctgaaaatagtgaaaccatgaaagaaaatattccacACACTGAGAAGTCCTGTGAAGAGGGCAACTTTTCAGGTAAATGCAATCCAGTCACGACTTCTTCGGATATGGATCAGCCTGCTAAAGAGGATACTAAACTCAGTGCTTCTCCCACAGCCTTAACTACTGAGGAGAATgtcactgcttctccctccaacaTTCAGCCTATTGCAGAAAGTGTCCCAAGCGGAGTGGAGGATGTGCTGCAGACAGATGACAACATGGAGATCTGTACTCCTGATAGGAGTTCCCCAGCAAAGGAGGCATCCCCTCTAGGGAATTCAAGGCTTGCCACTGCAGACGTAAACATTGTTCTAAAACAGGATATGCACACAGAGCATCCTGAGACAGAGGAGTCAAAACAGGAGAGCAGTATGTCCGAAAGTCAAGCAATGGGGGATGTGGGGAAACAGGACAGCAGCCCTGCTAGCTTGGCCAGCACTATAGAAAGCACTGTGAAGAGAGAGGTGGCAGAGAAGAGCCAGATCAGTCTCATGGATAACAAATGGAAGCCCCTGCAGGGTGTGGGGAACCTGGCGCCACCAACTGCTCCCACATCCAGCACTGTGGAGGTAAAGGCATTGACTACTGCACCTGACATGAAGCCACAAGGCCTGAGGatagaaattaaaagcaaaaataaagttcGGCCTGGGTCTCTCTTTGATGAAGTAAGAAAGACAGCACGCTTAAACCGGAGGCCAAGGAATCAGGAGAGTTCAAGTGATGAGCAGACACCTAGTCGGGATGGGGATAGCCAGTCCAGGAGTCCAAGCAGATCTCGAAGTAAATCTGAAACCAAATCAAGACACAGAACAAGGTCTGTCTCCTACAGTCACTCAAGGAGTCGATCACGAAGCTCTACATCATCTTACCG ATCAAGAAGCTATTCTAGAAGTCGGAGCAGAGGATGGTACAGCAGAGGCCGCACAAGAAGCCGGAGCAGTTCCTACCGCAGTTACAAAAGTCATAG GACATCCAGCAGGAGCAGATCCAGGAGCAGCTCGTATGATCCCCACAGTCGGTCCAG GTCCTACACTTACGATAGCTACTATAGCAGGAGTCGGAGTCGAAGTAGGAGCCAGAGGAGTGACAGTTACCACCGAGGCAGAAGTTATAACAGGCGATCCAG GAGTTGTAGATCTTATGGCTCCGACAGTGAAAGTGACCGAAGTTACTCTCATCACCGGAGCCCCAGTGAAAGTAGCACATATAGTTGA